The genomic interval GACCCTCGCTCCGCTTCGGTGCGGAGCGCACCGACCATCGACACCACAGAGGGCCGCCGGACCCGTTCCGTACACTGGCCGTCGTGAGCCCGGTCACTCGAGCGCTGACGGAGGAACGGTGGGCCTCCGTGCTCGACGCGGCCCATGAGCACGCGGCCATGCTGACCGTCGCCGACCTCGCGGATGTCGCCGGGTACAGCCCTTTCCACTTCTCACGGGTGTTCGCCGCGCACGTCGGCATCGGCCCGGGCCAGTATCTGACCGTGCTGCGGATCGACGCCGCCAAGCGCCTGCTGCTCGCCGATCCCTGGCCCGTCGTCGACGTCGCGGCGGAGGTCGGCTTCGACTCGCTCTCGAGCTTCAGCCGACGCTTCCGCGACACGGTGGGGGTGCCGCCCGCGCACCTGCGACGTCTGGCCGACCGCATCGGCGACCGCCCGCCGCGGCCGTTCAGCATGCTCTCCGTGAGCCGTGCGGCGGTGCACGTGGTCCTCGACCTTCCCGCGGATCTCGGCTCCCGCGCCGACCCCTCGGTGTGGGTGGGCTGGTATCCGCAGCCGGCTCCGATCGGGCTGCCGCGCTCGGGCGTGCTCGTCTCCGGGCGCACCGACGTGGACCTCCCTCTCTGCGACGGTGCACCTTTCCTGCTCGGCTTCGCCGTCGCGGCCCGGGCCGACCCGTGGGAGCAGCTGGTGCCGTCCGCCCCGGTCGTCGCCGCGCATCCCCTGCCCGTCGTCGGGCCCGGTCGCCTCACCTTGCACTTCGGCGTGCAGGAGACCCGTCGGATGCCGATGCTCTCGGCGCTGCCGAGCCTGTGCCGGTCGTGAGGCGTCGCCGGCCGACGCCACCCGCCGCGCGGCAGCGGGAAGTCCGCACGATCGGACAAAGATGCTCGAGGCCATCTGCTTAGCGTGGACGCACGACATGGGCCGCACCGGCCCGGGACCGAGGAGGAATCATGACCCGCAGCACCGGCACCAGCACCTGGCTCGACCTCGACACCCACGACCTCGCGGCGGCATCGGCCTTCTACGCCGGGCTGTTCGGCTGGACCTTCGAGGACACCGGCGAGCAGTTCGGCCACTACCAGATCATCCGCAAGGACGGCGCGCTCGTGGGCGGCGCGATGGACGTCTCGGGCATGACCTGCCCCGACGGCGATCCCCTCCCGCCCTCGTGGGACGTCTACCTCGCCGTCGACGATCTCGACGCGCGGCTCGCGGCCGCCACCGAGCACGGCGCCACCGTCATCGTGCAGCCCATGGACATCGGCGAGTCGGGCCGGATGGCAGCGGTCCTCGACGCCACCGGCGCGAACATCGCGTTCTGGGAGGCCAAGGACCTCGACGGGTACGAGTTCACCGGCAAGCCCGGCTCCCCCGTGTGGTTCGAGCTCATGACGCATCGCTTCGACGAGGCGAGCGCGTTCTACACCGCCGTGGTCGACGCGAACCTCGTGGCGATGGGCGATCCGACGGACGACTCCATGCGCTACGCGACGAACGGGCCGGGCGACTCCGCGAGCTGGGGCCTGTGCGACGCGAGCGGGATCATGCCCGCCGAGGCGACGGGGTGGAGGATCTACTTCGGCGTCGAGTCCTCCGATGCGGCGGTCGAGCGGATCCGCGAGCTGGGTGGGAGCCTGCTGGACGGGCCCGTCGACTCCCCGTTCGGGCGCATCGCCACGGTCGCCGACCCTGAGGGCGCGACCTTCCAGATCTGCGCCATGAGCGAGGCCGTCGCCGAGGGGTGAGCGACGGCGACCGCGCGCCGGCGTCACCCAGACTTGCCGGCGCATCGGCGCTCCGGTCGCGGAGGGCCGTGTCGGCGTCCCGAGGCGTGGCCGAAATGCCCTTGAATCGCCCGGGGGCCCATGGAAAGGTGGTGGACTTCACAGCAGTCAAGCCCGCACCGGGGCACGGCCTCGGCTGGAGGGCAGTCTGGAGGTTTCCGTGAGAGTGCCGTGGCTGAAAGGCCCGATCGCCGACGAGGGGCCGTTCCTCTCGATCCACCTCGATACGACCAGGACGGATCCGAGCGCGTCCGCCGAGCTCGCGACCCGCTGGAGTCACATGCGCACGCGGCTCTCGGCCGCCGGCGCCCCCTCCGAGATCCTCGACGAGATCGCGGACAGCGTGCTCAGCCCCTCGTCGATCGGTGGTCGTCACGGGCGCACGATCATCGCCTCGCCCCGTGAGATCCTGCTGGACCGGGTGCTCCCGGTCCCGCCCCGCGAGGACGCCGCGTCCTTCGGCGAGACGCCGATGCTCCTGCCGCTCCTGCAGCTCACGCCGCTCGCGGTCAGCCAGCTGCTCATCGAGGTCGACCGGGCCGGCGCCGACCTGCACCTGCGTGCCCCCGAGGATCCGTCGATCAGCACCGACGGGCCCGATCGCGTCGACGGAGGCCACGACGAGCTGCACAAGGCGAGCGTGGGCGGCGGCTCCCAGCACGGCTGGCGGGCGCGCAACTTCGACGCCCGGGTCGAGGACTCGTGGGAGCGCAACGCCGAGGCCGTCGGCCGCAAGGTCGATGCGCTCGTCGAGCGGCACAAGCCCGACATGGTGCTCCTGACCGGCGACGTGCGCGCCACGGCGCTGCTCCAGGACGTGCTGGGCCAGGAGGCCCGCGCCCGTCTGCACCTCGTCTCCGGCGGCACCCGCGGGCAGAGCATGGACCGCGCCTCGTTCCGCGACGAGCTGGAACGGGTGACCCGCGAGTTCATCGACCGGCGCGAGCAGGACGTGGCCGACCAGTTCCACGAGAACCAGCTGCGCGGCGGCACCTCCGTCGCCGGCGTGGACGAGGTCACCGCGACGCTCCGTCGCGGTCAGGTGGACCAGCTCGTCTTCACCGTGGGCCAGGAGCCCGAGGGCATCGAGGAGCTGTTCCGCCAGGCCATCACGACCGATGCGGGCGTCTGCGCGCTCGAGGAGGGGTACGCCGCCATCCCCGAAGGCGTCGGCGCCCTCCTGCGCTGGCGCGACGAGGCCACCCCGTCCAACGAGCTCTCCAGCATGAGCGGTGATCCGCGCCGCGAGGACGCGGTCCCGGAGCGGGGCGAGGAGACGCCCCACGAGCAGGAGGAGCACGGCCTGCGCGCGTGAGCGGCGCATCCGCGCCTCTGGAGACACTCCGGCAGGAGTCGAACCTGCGCGCACGCCTTATGAGGGCGCTGCTCTGCCACTGAGCTACGGAGCGGGGTGCGATCGAGCGTAGGCACGCCTCCGAACGGAGGGAAGGGGCGCGACGTGCGCGGTCACGAGGTCGACATGCGCGGTCACACAGGCATGCCTCGTGACGGGACGGCGGGGTCCGGGCCGGCACGCAGACGCACCGCGGGCATGAGTCGAGCCGTCCGTCCCCGAGGCGCGTCGCCTCAGCGGGCGGCGCCGACCCCAACGTCGAAGCGGGACGCCCGCGCGAGCAGTGCCGAGACGTCGCCGGAGACCTCACGAGGGGCCGATCCACGCTCGAAGACGAGCGCGGGGCCCGGGGCCGAGGGCTGGACGGCACGGCCGCCGATCCGCGCCGAGGCGCCGTCGACGCGCAGCCAGGTGCCCTCGCGCAGACCCAGCACCGCGGCGTCGTTGTCCTCGAGGAACTGCAGGAGCCGTTCCTCGCGCGTCTCGCCCTGATGGGTGCTCGCGGGGTCGGCGTCGAGGTAGTGGGGGTTGATCTGGAAGGGCACGAGGCCGAGCGCCTCGAAGGAGGCCGGCTGCACGATGGGCATGTCGTTGGTGGTGCGGATCGTGGCGCCGGCGATGTTGGTGCCCGCGCTCGCGCCCATGTAGGGCATGCCGTCGGCGACGCGCTCGCGCAGCGGGTCGAGCAGGCCGAGGCTCTCGAGCGTGGCCAGCAGCCGGAAGGTGTTGCCTCCGCCGACGAACACGGCCTGGGCCTCGCGCACGGCGGCGACAGGGTCGGACGCGGTGTGCAGACCCGTGACGGTCACGCCGTGAGGGCTAAGCGCGTCGGAGACCTTGCGCGTGTACGCCTCGTGGTCGGCCAGGGCGTAGGGGACGAAGGTCAGCTCGGCGCCGTCGAGGAAGTCCAGGACCTCGTCGAGCGCATGGGCGAGGTATCCGGAGTCGTGGTTGGTCGAGTTCGACAGCAGCAGAGCCTGCACGGTGTCTCCTGGTCAGGGGGGATGGATGATCGCGGGCGCAAGCCCGGGGGAAAGGTGTGCCCTAGGCCGTTCGGCGCGGAGCGCCGCCGGGGTCGTTGTTGGCGAGCAGGCTGCCCAGGCGCTGAGCCGCGTCCAGCAGGTCCGGGACCCGGCTGGTCAGCTCGTCGGGATAGGTGAAGATCTTGGGCTCGATCACCGAGATCGACCCGACGGGCGTGGACCCGATGCGCACCGGCGCCGCGATGGCCCGCGTGGTCTGGTCGAACTCGCCCTCGGAGTACGCCCATCCCGCCCGATAGGTCTCGTCGAGCATGCGGTCCAGGCTCGCCTCGTCGCTCGTGGTCAGCTCGGTGTAGCGCGCGAAGGGGCGCCCGCTGAGCATGTTGCGCCGTACGAGCGGGTCCAGGAACGCGAAGTAGGCCCGCGACGTCGCACCGGCGTGGGCCGGGTAGAGATCACCGACGAGGGGATGCGCGCGCACGGGGCCGGAGTCGCCGTCGACGGCGGCCACGCAGCGCACGTGGTAGCCGTCGGGCACGGTGAAGGAGGCGGTGCGGCCGGTCGTCTCGGCCAGGCCGGTCAGCACGGACTCGGCGAGCCGGGCCAGGCCGCCGCCGCGCTCCCACAGCGCCGCCATGTGCCACATCGCCGGTCCCAGGCTGTAGCGCCGCGAGTACGGGTCGGCGAACAGGAAGCCCCGAGCGGCCAGCGCCGCCAGCAGCCGCTGGCTCGTCGAGCGGTTGAAGCCGAACTCCTCGGCCAGCTCGGAGACGCCCCAGTCCCTCCGGCCCTCGTTGAAGGACAGCAGGATCTGCAGAGCCCGGTCGACGGTCTGCAGAGGCGCACGAGAGTCCGGCGTCTCCTCCATGGAACGTGCTCCTCCGTTGGCGTGGGTGCTGACGGCCCATTATCGGAGGTTCGTCCGGCTGATATCAGCTTCGCCCGCACCGTGATCATTTTGTGACTAGCGTGTTCATATAACGGGAAGTTGTTGCTCAAAGCGAGCGCCGAGTTCACTCTTGGCGCATCGCCGCATCCTGCGGCGATCCCGAGTGATCCGGGAGAGCGGAGGACCGCCGTGATGGACACCGTGATGGGCACTGCCTCGACCGCCGTCGCGGCCACGCCGACGTCTGCCGGACCCCGGCGCGCGCGGCTGGGCGTGGTGACGATCGGTCAGACGCCCCGCGTGGACCTCACGCCCGAGCTCGCACGCCTCGTGCCCGGCGTCGAGCTGGTCGAGCGCGGCGTGCTCGACGGGCTGAGCGCCGCGGAGATCGCCGGGGCGGCCCCGGCGCACGACGACCACACGCTGACCACGCGCCTGGCCGACGGCGGATCCGCCGTGATCGGCGAGCGCGCCGTGATGGAACGCCTGCCCGCGCTGCTCGCGGCGCTCGAGCCCGAGGTCGACGCGGTGCTGCTGGCCTGCACCGGCCCCTTCCCGGAGCTGGCCCGCACCACGCCGCTGTTCGTGCCCGACCGGATCATCGCCCACGCGGTCGCCGCCACGGCCCCGAGCGGACGCCCGGTGGGCGTCATCGCTCCCCTGCCCGCGCAGATCGCCGACACCCGCCGCAAGTTCGCCGCCGTGCTGTCCGCCGACCGACCGGTGCTCGTGGCCGCGGCCTCCCCGTACACGGGCACGGCCGAGGACCTGCGCCGCGCCGCCCGCGAGCTGGCCGACCAGGGCGCGGCGCTGCTGGCCCTGGACTGCTTCGGCTACACCGCCGCGATGCGCGCGGTCGTCGCCGAGGAGACGGGGCTGCCCGTGATCGTCGCCCGCTCGATCGCCGCCCGCCTGGCCGCCGAGGCCCTCGGCGTCGAGCCCACCACCTGACCCGATCCCCCTCCCCCGACGAAAGAGAACCCGTGTCCTACAGCCACCTGATCGCCGCCTACGACCTCCTGGACGACCCGTCCGTGCGCGGGGCCGACGTCGCCGCCTTCCTCAAGACCATCAGCCCCGACGCGCTGATCGAGGTCGAGGAGGTCACCGCCGAGCGCGGTGCCACGGACTTCCTCCGCGTCATCATCCCGGGGACCGCGGGCAAGCGGGCCGGCGGGGCCGCACCGACCCTCGGCGTCCTGGGGCGCCTGGGCGGTCTCGGCGCCCGGCCCGAGCAGATCGGCTTCGTCAGTGACGGCGACGGCGCCCTGTCCGCCGTGACGATCGCCGCCAAGCTGCTCGCGATGGCCGAGCGCGGCGACCACCTGGCCGGGGACGTCATCGTCGCCACCCACATCGATCCCGACGCGCCCACCCAGCCCCACGAGCCGGTCCCCTTCATGGGCTCGGTCATCGAGCAGGACGTCAGCAACGAGCACGAGGTCAGCGCCGAGATGGACGCGATCCTCTCGATCGACACCACCAAGGGCAACCGGGTGTGCAACCACAAGGGCATCGCGATCACGCCCACGATCGCGGACGGCTGGATCCTGCGGGTGTCCGAGACGCTGCTGGACATCGTCACCCGCACCACCGGGCGCCTGCCGGCGGTCATGCCGATCACGATGCAGGACATCACCCCGTACGGCAACGACGTGTACCACGTGAACTCGATCGTCCAGCCGTGCACGGCCACCTCGGCGCCCGTCGTGGGCGTGGCCATCGTGACCGAGTCGGCCGTGCCCGGCTCGGCGACCGGCGCGACCGACCTGCACGACGTCGACCAGGCGGTGCGCTTCGCGATCGAGACCGCCAAGGACTTCGGGCGCGGCATCGCCTCCTTCCACGACGCCGCCGAGCTCGAGCACCTGCAGAGCCTGTACGGCCCCATGAGCGTGCTGCAGACGGCCGGGGCCCCCGGCCCCGCCGCCTGAGCCCCACCACCTCTCACTCGAAGGCGCATCCCACATGAGATATCTCGGCCGCCGCCTCCTGGCCATGATCCCGGCCCTGTTCGGGGTCCTGATCTGCGTCTTCCTGCTCACCCGCGTCCTGCCCGGCGACCCCGCCCGGACGCTCGCGGGCGAGCAGGCGGATCCCGAGACCGTCCAGCGCATCCGCGACCAGATGGGTCTGGACAAGCCCCTGTGGAGCCAGTTCGTGACCTACCTGTCGGGCGTCTTCCACGGGGACCTGGGCACGGCCTGGCACACGGGGCGGCCCGTGCTCGCCGACCTCGCCAGCCGCTTCCCGGCCACGGTCGAGCTGGCGCTCGTCGCCCTCGTGATCGCCCTGGTCCTCGGCATCCCGCTCGGCATCATCAGCGCGGTCCACCGCGGACGCTGGGTGGACCACCTCGGGCGCATCATCGGCCTGACCGGCGCGTCGATGCCGCTGTTCTGGCTGGGCATGCTCGTCATCTACGTCTTCTACTTCCTGCTGGACGTCGCGCCGGCCCCGGTCGGACGCCTCGGCGACTCCATCAACCCGCCCACCCACGTCACCGGGCTGTACCTCGTCGACAGCCTGCTGAGCGGGGACACGGTCGCCTTCGGCTCGGCCGCCAACCACATCATCTGGCCCGCGCTCGTGCTGTCGACCGGTGCCCTCGCGATGTTCTCGCGCATGACCCGCTCCGCGATGCTCGAGATCCTCGGCCAGGACTACGTGCGCACGGCCGTCTCCAAGGGGCTGCGACCCCGCTCGGTGATCGGCAAGCACTCCTTGAAGAACGCCGCGCCGCCGGTGCTGACGGTGGTCGGCCTCGAGCTCGGCCAGCTCCTGGCCGGCGCCGTGCTCACCGAGACCATCTTCACCTGGCCCGGCATCGGCTCCTACATCACCCAGTCGATCCTGGCGACCGACTACGCCCCCATCCAGGCGTTCACGCTGCTCGCGGCCGTGCTCTACCTGGTGATCAACCTGGCCGTGGACCTCGCCCAGGCCGCCATCGACCCGAGGATCCGTCATGCGCGATGACCGCAACGCCCCTCCCGGCAGCCCCGTCGAGAGCTCGGCCCCCGGCCTCCAGCCCGCCTCCCCGCTGTCGGCGATGGCCGAGGCCCCGCTCGGGGAGGACGCGCCGACGCCGGAGCCGCGTCCCGAGGAGGCGTCGCGCCGCGCCGCGGGCGGCGTCGGCATCGCGACCTTGCTGCTGAGGAACCCGGTGGCCGTCGTCGCGGCGGCGATCATCCTGGTCTGGACCGTGGGGAGCCTGGTGATCGGGGTCGTCGGCCCCTACACCCCCAGCCAGACCGGGGCGGGCGGTCTGCTCGAGGGACCCAGCTGGAGCCACTGGTTCGGCACCGACAACTTCGGCCGCGACATCCTCACCCGCGTCC from Brachybacterium huguangmaarense carries:
- the pepE gene encoding dipeptidase PepE translates to MQALLLSNSTNHDSGYLAHALDEVLDFLDGAELTFVPYALADHEAYTRKVSDALSPHGVTVTGLHTASDPVAAVREAQAVFVGGGNTFRLLATLESLGLLDPLRERVADGMPYMGASAGTNIAGATIRTTNDMPIVQPASFEALGLVPFQINPHYLDADPASTHQGETREERLLQFLEDNDAAVLGLREGTWLRVDGASARIGGRAVQPSAPGPALVFERGSAPREVSGDVSALLARASRFDVGVGAAR
- a CDS encoding AroM family protein; translation: MDTVMGTASTAVAATPTSAGPRRARLGVVTIGQTPRVDLTPELARLVPGVELVERGVLDGLSAAEIAGAAPAHDDHTLTTRLADGGSAVIGERAVMERLPALLAALEPEVDAVLLACTGPFPELARTTPLFVPDRIIAHAVAATAPSGRPVGVIAPLPAQIADTRRKFAAVLSADRPVLVAAASPYTGTAEDLRRAARELADQGAALLALDCFGYTAAMRAVVAEETGLPVIVARSIAARLAAEALGVEPTT
- a CDS encoding helix-turn-helix transcriptional regulator, producing the protein MSPVTRALTEERWASVLDAAHEHAAMLTVADLADVAGYSPFHFSRVFAAHVGIGPGQYLTVLRIDAAKRLLLADPWPVVDVAAEVGFDSLSSFSRRFRDTVGVPPAHLRRLADRIGDRPPRPFSMLSVSRAAVHVVLDLPADLGSRADPSVWVGWYPQPAPIGLPRSGVLVSGRTDVDLPLCDGAPFLLGFAVAARADPWEQLVPSAPVVAAHPLPVVGPGRLTLHFGVQETRRMPMLSALPSLCRS
- a CDS encoding baeRF2 domain-containing protein codes for the protein MRVPWLKGPIADEGPFLSIHLDTTRTDPSASAELATRWSHMRTRLSAAGAPSEILDEIADSVLSPSSIGGRHGRTIIASPREILLDRVLPVPPREDAASFGETPMLLPLLQLTPLAVSQLLIEVDRAGADLHLRAPEDPSISTDGPDRVDGGHDELHKASVGGGSQHGWRARNFDARVEDSWERNAEAVGRKVDALVERHKPDMVLLTGDVRATALLQDVLGQEARARLHLVSGGTRGQSMDRASFRDELERVTREFIDRREQDVADQFHENQLRGGTSVAGVDEVTATLRRGQVDQLVFTVGQEPEGIEELFRQAITTDAGVCALEEGYAAIPEGVGALLRWRDEATPSNELSSMSGDPRREDAVPERGEETPHEQEEHGLRA
- a CDS encoding IclR family transcriptional regulator, which gives rise to MEETPDSRAPLQTVDRALQILLSFNEGRRDWGVSELAEEFGFNRSTSQRLLAALAARGFLFADPYSRRYSLGPAMWHMAALWERGGGLARLAESVLTGLAETTGRTASFTVPDGYHVRCVAAVDGDSGPVRAHPLVGDLYPAHAGATSRAYFAFLDPLVRRNMLSGRPFARYTELTTSDEASLDRMLDETYRAGWAYSEGEFDQTTRAIAAPVRIGSTPVGSISVIEPKIFTYPDELTSRVPDLLDAAQRLGSLLANNDPGGAPRRTA
- a CDS encoding DUF1177 domain-containing protein codes for the protein MSYSHLIAAYDLLDDPSVRGADVAAFLKTISPDALIEVEEVTAERGATDFLRVIIPGTAGKRAGGAAPTLGVLGRLGGLGARPEQIGFVSDGDGALSAVTIAAKLLAMAERGDHLAGDVIVATHIDPDAPTQPHEPVPFMGSVIEQDVSNEHEVSAEMDAILSIDTTKGNRVCNHKGIAITPTIADGWILRVSETLLDIVTRTTGRLPAVMPITMQDITPYGNDVYHVNSIVQPCTATSAPVVGVAIVTESAVPGSATGATDLHDVDQAVRFAIETAKDFGRGIASFHDAAELEHLQSLYGPMSVLQTAGAPGPAA
- a CDS encoding VOC family protein; its protein translation is MTRSTGTSTWLDLDTHDLAAASAFYAGLFGWTFEDTGEQFGHYQIIRKDGALVGGAMDVSGMTCPDGDPLPPSWDVYLAVDDLDARLAAATEHGATVIVQPMDIGESGRMAAVLDATGANIAFWEAKDLDGYEFTGKPGSPVWFELMTHRFDEASAFYTAVVDANLVAMGDPTDDSMRYATNGPGDSASWGLCDASGIMPAEATGWRIYFGVESSDAAVERIRELGGSLLDGPVDSPFGRIATVADPEGATFQICAMSEAVAEG
- a CDS encoding ABC transporter permease, coding for MRYLGRRLLAMIPALFGVLICVFLLTRVLPGDPARTLAGEQADPETVQRIRDQMGLDKPLWSQFVTYLSGVFHGDLGTAWHTGRPVLADLASRFPATVELALVALVIALVLGIPLGIISAVHRGRWVDHLGRIIGLTGASMPLFWLGMLVIYVFYFLLDVAPAPVGRLGDSINPPTHVTGLYLVDSLLSGDTVAFGSAANHIIWPALVLSTGALAMFSRMTRSAMLEILGQDYVRTAVSKGLRPRSVIGKHSLKNAAPPVLTVVGLELGQLLAGAVLTETIFTWPGIGSYITQSILATDYAPIQAFTLLAAVLYLVINLAVDLAQAAIDPRIRHAR